From the genome of Triticum aestivum cultivar Chinese Spring chromosome 3B, IWGSC CS RefSeq v2.1, whole genome shotgun sequence, one region includes:
- the LOC123064430 gene encoding serine/arginine repetitive matrix protein 1-like translates to MADGDQNQQPPRYWFPYWSGAPPAVRPQVSRRLSPTTAPSSPRRPSPSHPRQPTAPATRGAAPPTPPHASSRPSPSRASPLAPIRELPPQSNTNSNAAAPARPPPKPVALPATPKTKDVDVVPQPEKTAVHPTAAAETKHGKGDEHHHKEADKEKKDEHKSKDKKNHAGEDSKHGKGKEKKNNADAGEESKHKEKDKEKKHHADAGEEGKHGKEAKAEHGKLHGEIKAGVADMVRRATGAGHGQGHPVASVITLAGENKGASMKVGGKSKDGSWKEHHGGHRLDGGTVDGKTDGQKKQGMMTALINSNVQVINNSLLLQSSCSGGDPGVHLKLSAKSAKKDKQKHAAGPDKSDKAAGKKLAPAQGHAGHLHRR, encoded by the coding sequence ATGGCGGACGGCGACCAGAACCAGCAGCCGCCGCGCTACTGGTTCCCGTACTGGAGCGGGGCGCCGCCCGCGGTGCGCCCGCAGGTGTCGCGCCGGCTGTCCCCGACTACAGCGCCGTCCTCGCCACGCCGCCCGTCTCCTTCCCACCCCCGCCAACCGACTGCACCGGCGACCAGGGGCGCCGCTCCTCCGACTCCTCCTCATGCGTCctcccggccgtccccgtcccggGCCTCGCCGCTCGCGCCCATCCGTGAGCTGCCTCCCCAGTCCAACACCAACTCGAACGCCGCCGCGCCGGCCAGGCCGCCTCCTAAGCCGGTCGCCCTGCCCGCCACGCCCAAAACCAAGGACGTCGACGTCGTCCCGCAGCCGGAGAAAACCGCCGTGCACCCGACTGCTGCGGCTGAGACCAAGCACGGCAAGGGCGACGAACACCACCACAAGGAGGCCGACAAGGAGAAGAAGGATGAGCACAAGAGCAAAGACAAGAAGAACCACGCCGGCGAAGACAGCAAACACGGGAAGGGCaaagagaagaagaacaatgccgACGCCGGCGAGGAGAGCAAGCACAAGGAGAAAGACAAGGAGAAGAAGCACCATGCCGACGCCGGTGAGGAGGGCAAGCACGGAAAGGAGGCCAAGGCAGAGCACGGGAAGCTgcacggagagatcaaggcgggcgTGGCCGACATGGTGCGCAGGGCCACTGGCGCCGGACACGGGCAGGGGCACCCGGTGGCGAGCGTGATCACGCTGGCGGGGGAGAACAAGGGCGCGTCCATGAAGGTGGGCGGCAAGAGCAAGGACGGCTCGTGGAAGGAGCACCACGGCGGCCACCGGCTGGACGGCGGCACGGTGGACGGGAAGACGGACGGCCAGAAGAAGCAGGGGATGATGACGGCGCTGATCAACAGCAACGTGCAGGTGATCAACAACTCGCTGCTGCTGCAGAGCTCTTGCAGCGGCGGCGATCCCGGCGTGCACCTCAAGCTCTCCGCCAAGTCCGCCAAGAAAGACAAGCAGAAGCACGCCGCCGGCCCCGACAAGAGCGACAAAGCTGCTGGAAAGAAATTAGCACCGGCTCAGGGGCATGCCGGCCACTTGCATCGGCGCTAG